A window from Flavobacterium sp. 83 encodes these proteins:
- the secDF gene encoding protein translocase subunit SecDF, with protein sequence MQNKGLIKFFAILFALVSIYQLSFTFVASKVKNDAKSFAGGNTEKEVKYLDSIGKEKVFNLGFTDFTFNEVSDKQINKGLDLEGGINVILQISVKDILKGLSNNSKNPVFNKSLADATADLQGNKSYLDKFFDAFEANSKGTIKLASPDIFANRSLQGEGGVDFQMTDAQVQKVIKRKVDESVESAFGVLRKRIDKFGVTQPNIQKLGESGRILVELPGAKDVDRIKKLLQSTAQLEFWETYKIDEIGNFLMAANESLKKTEISKGEVKTVAKDSLSALLTDGKDSAANKKGNNPLLDKMIGQGGGPVLGLFSPKDTAVVNGYFKRADIRVLLAGDQRYAKFVWGKPTTIKDAKAKDIDAVELYALKGNRDNVPSMGGSVVTDAKDTFDQLGKPAVSMQMNNQGAKAWEELTGRAYTQKSNIAIVLDDIVYSAPGVSSGPIAGGRSEISGTFDVTETKDLANVLRAGKLPAAADIVQSEVVGPSLGQEAIDNGTTSALVGLLLVSLWMIVYYGKAGWYANIALAVNLLFLFGILASLGAVLTLPGIAGIVLTMGTAVDANIIIYERAKEELRAGKTLGEAVIASYSWKGAMRSIVDANVTHILIGTVLFIFGSGPIKGFATTLLIGIITSLFTSIFIARIFIDKNIAGKNDLSFVTNFSKNFFTNFHFDFLGVKKWTYAFSTIVVIISFVSLFTNGLDQGVDFVGGRTFQVRFEKPVSAEIVKAELAKVFEGSAEVKIFGNDNQLKITTKYKVQEHGTQADEEVNKLLYDNLKVHFSAGLTYDKFVNAYEGKKLGILQASKVGPTVAEDIKTNAYWAVLGAMLIVFLYLFISFRKWQYGLGAIAAVAHDVIFVLGIYSLCYKFMPFGMEIDQHFIAAILTVIGYSMNDTVIVFDRVREFLDGKTKGNFGEIVNKSINSTMSRTINTSLTMIGVLLIMFIFGGESIRGFIFAMLVGIIVGTYSSLFIATPVLVDTISREDKKLIEKQHSEV encoded by the coding sequence ATGCAGAATAAAGGACTTATTAAATTTTTCGCAATTCTATTTGCATTGGTAAGTATTTACCAACTTTCTTTCACTTTTGTCGCAAGCAAAGTAAAAAACGATGCAAAATCTTTTGCTGGTGGGAATACTGAGAAAGAAGTTAAATATTTAGATTCTATCGGTAAGGAAAAAGTATTTAATCTTGGGTTTACTGATTTTACTTTTAATGAAGTAAGTGATAAACAAATTAATAAAGGTCTTGACTTAGAAGGAGGTATTAATGTAATACTTCAAATCTCTGTTAAAGATATATTGAAAGGATTATCTAACAATTCAAAAAATCCAGTTTTCAATAAATCGTTGGCTGATGCTACTGCAGATTTACAAGGAAATAAGTCGTATTTAGATAAGTTCTTTGATGCTTTTGAAGCAAATTCAAAAGGAACTATAAAATTAGCTTCTCCTGATATTTTTGCAAATAGAAGTTTGCAAGGTGAAGGTGGAGTAGATTTTCAGATGACTGATGCACAAGTTCAAAAAGTAATCAAAAGAAAAGTTGATGAATCTGTAGAAAGTGCTTTTGGTGTATTAAGAAAACGTATCGATAAATTTGGTGTAACACAACCAAATATTCAAAAATTAGGAGAATCTGGAAGAATCTTAGTAGAACTTCCTGGTGCTAAAGATGTTGATAGAATAAAAAAATTATTACAAAGTACTGCTCAATTAGAGTTTTGGGAAACGTATAAAATTGATGAAATTGGTAATTTTTTAATGGCTGCAAATGAGTCATTGAAAAAAACTGAAATCAGTAAAGGAGAAGTTAAAACTGTTGCAAAAGATTCTTTGAGTGCCTTGTTAACAGACGGAAAAGATTCAGCAGCAAATAAAAAAGGAAATAATCCTTTATTGGATAAAATGATAGGTCAAGGTGGTGGACCAGTTTTAGGTCTTTTTTCACCAAAAGATACTGCTGTAGTTAACGGATATTTCAAAAGAGCAGATATCAGAGTTTTATTAGCAGGTGACCAACGTTATGCAAAATTTGTATGGGGTAAACCAACTACTATTAAAGATGCTAAGGCAAAAGACATTGATGCAGTTGAATTATATGCGTTAAAAGGGAATAGAGATAATGTACCTTCAATGGGTGGTAGTGTTGTGACTGATGCAAAAGATACTTTTGATCAATTAGGCAAACCAGCTGTTTCTATGCAAATGAATAACCAAGGTGCTAAAGCTTGGGAAGAGTTAACTGGTAGAGCTTATACACAAAAAAGCAACATTGCTATTGTACTTGATGATATTGTTTATTCTGCTCCGGGTGTTTCCAGTGGTCCAATTGCAGGAGGCAGATCTGAAATTTCAGGAACTTTTGATGTTACAGAAACTAAAGATTTAGCTAATGTTTTAAGAGCAGGTAAATTACCAGCTGCTGCAGATATTGTTCAATCAGAAGTTGTAGGGCCATCCTTAGGTCAAGAGGCTATTGATAATGGAACAACTTCTGCACTTGTAGGATTGCTTTTAGTGTCACTTTGGATGATCGTTTATTATGGAAAAGCAGGTTGGTATGCTAATATTGCTTTAGCAGTTAACTTACTATTCTTATTTGGAATTTTAGCAAGTTTAGGTGCTGTATTAACATTGCCTGGTATTGCAGGTATCGTTTTAACGATGGGTACTGCAGTTGATGCGAATATCATTATTTATGAAAGAGCAAAAGAAGAATTACGAGCTGGAAAAACATTGGGAGAAGCTGTTATTGCTTCATACAGTTGGAAAGGCGCTATGCGTTCTATTGTAGATGCAAACGTTACACACATTTTAATTGGTACAGTATTGTTTATTTTTGGTTCAGGACCAATCAAAGGTTTTGCTACAACATTATTAATTGGTATTATAACTTCATTATTTACTTCAATCTTTATTGCAAGAATTTTTATAGACAAGAATATTGCTGGTAAAAATGATTTGTCATTTGTTACTAATTTCTCTAAAAATTTCTTTACTAATTTCCATTTTGATTTCTTAGGTGTAAAAAAATGGACGTATGCTTTTTCTACAATTGTAGTTATTATTAGTTTTGTTTCTTTATTTACAAATGGTTTAGATCAAGGTGTTGATTTTGTAGGAGGTAGGACTTTTCAAGTACGTTTTGAAAAACCAGTTAGCGCTGAAATTGTAAAAGCAGAATTAGCAAAAGTATTTGAAGGAAGTGCTGAAGTAAAAATATTTGGTAATGATAACCAATTAAAAATTACGACAAAATATAAAGTACAAGAACACGGAACTCAAGCTGATGAAGAAGTAAATAAGTTATTGTATGATAATTTAAAAGTACATTTCTCTGCAGGTTTAACATATGATAAATTTGTAAATGCTTATGAAGGAAAAAAATTAGGTATTTTACAAGCTTCAAAAGTAGGGCCAACTGTAGCAGAAGATATTAAAACGAATGCATATTGGGCTGTTCTTGGAGCTATGCTAATTGTATTTTTATATTTGTTTATCAGTTTCAGAAAATGGCAATATGGTCTAGGGGCGATTGCTGCTGTTGCGCATGATGTTATCTTCGTATTAGGTATTTACTCATTGTGTTATAAATTTATGCCTTTCGGTATGGAAATCGATCAACATTTTATTGCTGCGATTCTTACTGTTATTGGATATTCTATGAATGATACCGTTATTGTATTTGACAGGGTTCGTGAATTCTTAGACGGAAA